GTGGCGGGCCCTGCTTGCCCGGTAAGTGCCGAACACGGTGCCCGTCTCTGCCTTCGCGCTCACTTCGTCATCTTCGGAGCGCAGCCGCAGCCTGAACCGTCGATCCAGCACAGCGGCAGCTCCTACGCGGAGAGAACTGCCATCTGCTGAATGCAGAAGGTAGCCGTTAAGCTGCACATTCCCATCGTCTCATACCCTGAGTTTTTCCAGAGGAGTCAGTGTGATGGTTCAAACCGTTCTGCAGACCGATGACCAGTGCCACCATCTCGAGCTGGAGGGTCTGACCCTCCTCGAACACGCCCGACTCGACGAACTCGCCTCGCTGCCGCACGGTGCCTTCCAGATTCACTACCCGTCGAATGAACTCTCTCGGCTCAAGGTCGATCGTCAGGTGCCGATGTCCTTATTGATACAACACGCGCACGCTGTGTCGTGCGGCGTGATTGCCGTTTTCGAGGCGAGAGCGGCACTGGCATGGCTGGAGGCACGTCACCCTGAATACGTCCCGGAAGGTCTGAAAGGGGCGGGCGTTGTCAGACCTGCCCACAACGGCAGGAAGGCACAGCGGTAGATCCGGCGACATTCAGCGCCAAAACATGTCATGTTGACAGCATGAGCCTGCCACCCAATCTCGCAGAGCTGGCCGTCAGCATGCATCACAATCCGGGCGTCTATGCCCTCCTGTTGGGCAGCGGCCTGAGTCTCTCGGCGGGCATTCCGACCGCCTGGGGCATTGTCGAGAACCTGATCCGGCAACTGGCGGTCACCAACGGCGTCTCGCCACTTCCGGAAGGAGACGCCCTCTTCACGTGGTATCGGGACACCTACAGCACGGAAGCTTCCTACAGTGACCTCATCACCAGAATCGAACCCACCCAGGCCGGGCAGCACCGCCTGCTGCGCGGCTATTTCGAGCAGCAGAATGCTGACGGTCAACTGGTGCCGCACGCACCTAGCCCCGCGCACCGCGCCATCGCCCAGTTGTGCCAGGCGGGTTTGCTGCGCGTGATTGTCACCACCAATTTCGACCGTCTGCTCGAACAGGCACTGGCGGATGTTCACGTCATTCCTACCGTGATCTCCAACGCGCAGGAAATCCCCGCCGCGCCCCCACTCGTGCACGGCGGCGTCTTCATCCTCAAATTGCACGGCGACTATCTCAAGGACGACGTGAGGAACAGCGTCGCCGATCTCGAACAGTATCCCGCAGATCTTCAGGCCTATCTGAACCGCATTCTGGACGAATTCGGTCTGATCGTCTGCGGCTGGAGTGGTGAGTGGGATCATGCGTTGCGAAACAGTATTTTGAACACGCCGAACCGGCGGTATCCGCTGGTGTGGAGCGCGTACCGTGAGCCGAGCGCAAAGGCGAAGGAATTGATCGACGCGCGGCGAGGCCATGTCGTGACCGGGTTGGACGCCGATTCCTTCTTTAATCTGCTGGAAGGTCGGGTGCTGGCCCTGCGCGACCTGCATTACACGCCGCCCCGTGATGCCGCTGCGCTCGCGGCGGAGGTCAAGCGCTTCATGGCGAATCCGCTGCGGGACGGCGCGCGCCTGACGGATCTGATCGAGCGCACCTGCGACGATCTGAAAGACGCCATCCACGGAGAGGCCAGGCCGCCTGCACCGGACGAACACGGTATCCGGCGTGGCTTGGAATGGAGCGTGAACGTGTCTGTTCCGCTGCTGCATGTGCTCGGCGCGGTACTGAAGTATGACCGCGCAGGAACATGGACGGCGACACTACGCGAAGCGTTGACGCGCATCGACTGGGATGTGCATATGCTTCCCTTTGCAATGACGGACACCGAGCGGCAACTACGCCGACTCCCGGTGCTGCTGATCGGCCTGGCGGCAGCCGGACTTGGAGCCGCATATGACAAGCCGGAGATCCTGACGTTTCTGCAAGCCGACCCGTACCGGCAGCCGAACATGCTGCGGTACTCTCCCGTCGAGGCGCTGCTGCGCTCGAACTCACTGGATGACCTCGTGAGAACGGGCGATCTTTCAAAGGGAAGTATGCCGGTACGCTACTGGGCAGCCGACGTACTGATGCGGGAACTTGCGCCGTACCTCAACCCGGCCACCGCACTGGAAGATCTGCGGGTGGGCGAACTGCTGGTGGCGCTGATAGCCCTCGACGAAGTGGTATCTCAGCGGTTCATGGAGACGATGCTTAACGGCAGAGCCGCCGTCACGGGAACCCAGCTGTACCGTCTTCAGCCTCAACGCGGCTGTGCACGTCTCCTGCAGCTGTTCAAGCCGGGACTGGAGGACATGCAGGCGCGGCTCGGGCTTCAGCAGGACCGTCGTCTTCTGGCAGCCGCCTACGATCAGGCTGCGGTTGCGGCCTTCAATCCCCGCTACGACTTCGGAACGGAAGGATTTCGGGCCGAGATGGCGGCTCTGGTCAGCAGCATGTCCGGTGAAGCGTAGGTTGCAGGAGGCACGTCCTGCTCGGCTGAAGCTTCCTTTCCCTGATCTATCATGGTGGTGTTCAGACCGAACGGCTGGCACTGGACACAGGAGGTGCCCGATCAGTACCGAAACACCCGAGTTGTTCT
The DNA window shown above is from Deinococcus ruber and carries:
- a CDS encoding SIR2 family protein, with the translated sequence MSLPPNLAELAVSMHHNPGVYALLLGSGLSLSAGIPTAWGIVENLIRQLAVTNGVSPLPEGDALFTWYRDTYSTEASYSDLITRIEPTQAGQHRLLRGYFEQQNADGQLVPHAPSPAHRAIAQLCQAGLLRVIVTTNFDRLLEQALADVHVIPTVISNAQEIPAAPPLVHGGVFILKLHGDYLKDDVRNSVADLEQYPADLQAYLNRILDEFGLIVCGWSGEWDHALRNSILNTPNRRYPLVWSAYREPSAKAKELIDARRGHVVTGLDADSFFNLLEGRVLALRDLHYTPPRDAAALAAEVKRFMANPLRDGARLTDLIERTCDDLKDAIHGEARPPAPDEHGIRRGLEWSVNVSVPLLHVLGAVLKYDRAGTWTATLREALTRIDWDVHMLPFAMTDTERQLRRLPVLLIGLAAAGLGAAYDKPEILTFLQADPYRQPNMLRYSPVEALLRSNSLDDLVRTGDLSKGSMPVRYWAADVLMRELAPYLNPATALEDLRVGELLVALIALDEVVSQRFMETMLNGRAAVTGTQLYRLQPQRGCARLLQLFKPGLEDMQARLGLQQDRRLLAAAYDQAAVAAFNPRYDFGTEGFRAEMAALVSSMSGEA